A section of the Thermotoga caldifontis AZM44c09 genome encodes:
- a CDS encoding exo-beta-N-acetylmuramidase NamZ family protein, whose translation MKTVKLGLDVFLEKHAERYRNLRIGLITNATGIDGELKRNVDLFIGKGLKLVKLFGPEHGIFTAAPDGAKVSGDVEPKYGVKIHSLYGRTVRPTSEMLSDLDVLIYDIQDVGLRFYTYIYTMAYCMEECGKRNIKFVVLDRPNPLSRRIEGPTMREGFESFVGGYGLALRYGLTVGELANYLNQEFRMNVDLEVVRMENYDPESYFDETGLLWNTPSPNLPSLEHTILYAGFCLLEGVNVSVGRGTTHPFKFIGAPWIDSSKLYEELKKFNHEGVAFRERYFVPFAFKLSGLLCKGLEFFVTEKRKIKPLHLAIDVIACLKKLHPHDFKWDSYVHDETERYHFDLLIGSDLYRKAIDEGATSRDFDRIWIEESSDFARRVEKYRLY comes from the coding sequence GTGAAGACCGTCAAACTTGGCCTGGATGTGTTTCTGGAAAAACACGCCGAGCGCTACAGAAATTTGAGGATCGGTCTGATCACCAACGCCACGGGCATCGACGGTGAACTGAAGAGGAACGTCGATCTTTTCATAGGGAAGGGTCTGAAGCTCGTCAAACTCTTTGGACCCGAACACGGCATCTTCACCGCCGCACCGGATGGAGCGAAGGTTTCGGGCGATGTCGAGCCGAAGTACGGTGTAAAGATTCATTCGCTGTACGGTCGGACGGTGAGACCAACCTCTGAGATGCTCTCGGATCTGGACGTGCTGATCTACGACATTCAGGATGTGGGTCTTCGTTTTTACACCTACATTTACACGATGGCGTACTGCATGGAAGAGTGCGGTAAGCGAAACATCAAGTTCGTTGTCCTGGACAGGCCGAACCCGCTTTCCAGAAGGATCGAAGGTCCAACCATGAGAGAAGGGTTCGAAAGCTTCGTGGGAGGTTACGGACTCGCGCTCAGGTACGGTCTGACGGTCGGAGAACTCGCCAACTATTTGAATCAGGAGTTTCGCATGAACGTCGATCTCGAAGTCGTGAGAATGGAGAACTACGATCCGGAGAGTTACTTCGATGAGACGGGCTTACTGTGGAACACGCCTTCGCCAAATCTACCTTCGCTCGAACACACGATACTCTACGCTGGTTTCTGTTTGCTGGAAGGTGTGAACGTCTCTGTTGGGCGCGGAACGACACATCCGTTCAAATTCATCGGCGCACCGTGGATCGATTCGTCGAAGCTGTACGAGGAACTGAAGAAGTTCAACCACGAAGGTGTGGCGTTCAGAGAGAGGTACTTCGTTCCTTTCGCGTTCAAACTGTCTGGCCTGCTCTGTAAAGGGCTCGAGTTCTTCGTGACCGAAAAAAGAAAGATAAAGCCACTGCATCTCGCCATCGACGTCATCGCCTGCTTGAAGAAGCTCCACCCGCACGATTTCAAATGGGACAGCTACGTGCACGATGAGACGGAGAGATATCACTTCGATCTGCTCATCGGGAGCGATCTTTACAGAAAGGCGATCGATGAGGGTGCCACGTCGAGAGACTTTGATAGAATCTGGATTGAAGAATCCTCTGACTTCGCTCGCAGAGTGGAAAAGTACAGACTGTATTGA